The following is a genomic window from Micrococcus cohnii.
GCTGGGCACGATGGTGCCGGCCATGGTCACGCCCATGCACGATGACGGCTCCGTCGACCTCGACGCGGCGCAGTCGCTGGCGACCCACCTGGTGGACCGGGGGGCCGACGGGCTCGTCGTGACCGGCACGACGGGGGAGACCTCCACACTCACCGATGAGGAGAACCTGGAGATGTTCCGGGCCGTCGTCGAGGCGGTCGGGAGCCGTGCCGCGGTCATCGCCGGCACCGGCACCAACGACACCGCGCACGCCCGGCACCTGAGCATTCAGGCGCAGAAGCTCGGCGTGGACGGGCTGCTGCTCGTCACTCCGTACTACAACAAGCCCAGTCAGGCTGGCATCGCGGCTCACTTCCGCGCCATCGCGGACTCCGTTGACCTGCCGATCATGCTGTACGACATCCCGGGACGCTCGTCCGTGCCGATCGCAGCGCGCACGATCGTCGACCTGGCCGAGCACCAGAACATCGTGGCGCTCAAGGACGCCAAGGGCGATCTTCAGTCCACCACCACGGTGCTGGCGAAGACCGACCTGGACGTCTACTCGGGCGACGACGGCGCGACGCTGCCGCTGATGGCGCTCGGCGCCGTCGGCGTGGTCTCCGTCTCGGCGCACATCGCGCCCGCCCTCTACCGCACCCTGGTCGACGCGGTCCGCGCCGGCGACCTCGAGACGGCCCGCGCGGCCCACCTGGCCCTGGACCCCGTCCAGCGCGCCGTGATGGGCCACCTGCAGGGCGCCGTCGCCGCC
Proteins encoded in this region:
- the dapA gene encoding 4-hydroxy-tetrahydrodipicolinate synthase, coding for MTELEPRPISRTADPVLGTMVPAMVTPMHDDGSVDLDAAQSLATHLVDRGADGLVVTGTTGETSTLTDEENLEMFRAVVEAVGSRAAVIAGTGTNDTAHARHLSIQAQKLGVDGLLLVTPYYNKPSQAGIAAHFRAIADSVDLPIMLYDIPGRSSVPIAARTIVDLAEHQNIVALKDAKGDLQSTTTVLAKTDLDVYSGDDGATLPLMALGAVGVVSVSAHIAPALYRTLVDAVRAGDLETARAAHLALDPVQRAVMGHLQGAVAAKAVLAAQGLIPTAAVRLPLVTAEADELDDIRADLAEAGITF